The following proteins are encoded in a genomic region of Magnolia sinica isolate HGM2019 chromosome 1, MsV1, whole genome shotgun sequence:
- the LOC131255182 gene encoding 26S proteasome regulatory subunit 7A-like yields MMAPELEDVDFNNEKNPPPLDVDDIALLKTYGLGPYSSSIKKVEKEIKEIAKKVNDLCGIKESDTWLAASSQWDLVSDKQMMQEEQPLQVARCTKIINQNSEDAKYVINVKQIAKFVFGLGNNVSPTDIEEGMRVGVD; encoded by the coding sequence ATGATGGCGCCCGAACTAGAAGATGTAGATTTTAACAATGAGAAAAACCCTCCTCCTTTGGATGTAGACGATATAGCACTCCTTAAAACCTATGGTTTGGGACCTTACTCTTCTAGCATAAAGAAGGTGGAGAAGGAAATCAAGGAAATAGCCAAGAAGGTTAACGACTTGTGTGGAATAAAAGAGTCAGACACTTGGTTAGCTGCATCTAGCCAATGGGATCTTGTTTCTGATAAACAAATGATGCAGGAGGAGCAGCCTCTTCAAGTTGCAAgatgcacaaaaataataaatcagAACTCTGAGGATGCAAAGTATGTGATAAATGTTAAACAAATTGCCAAGTTTGTCTTTGGCTTGGGCAATAATGTTTCGCCAACGGATATAGAAGAAGGGATGCGTGTCGGTGTTGATTGA